In one window of Enterobacteriaceae endosymbiont of Plateumaris rustica DNA:
- the leuB gene encoding 3-isopropylmalate dehydrogenase, producing MSNIFKIAILPGDGIGPEVMKQAIKVLNKIKHFLNINIITNEYSVGGSAIDKYGEALPKKTLLGCENSNAILFGSVGGPKWDYLPLNKRPEKGSLLKLRKHFDLFTNLRPAYIYNNLFTLSPLKKNIINKGFNILCIRELTGGIYFGNPSGRKGNGINEYSFDTEIYYRFEIERIAHMAFNFALQRNKIICSIDKANILNTSIMWREILTNLSHQYSKVKLEFMYIDNAVMQLMKNPSQFDVILSTNLFGDIISDQCAMITGSIGNLPSASLNNKFFGLYEPAGGSAPDIAGKNIANPIAQILSLSMMIEYSLKNKIISKKIENAIKKVLKAGYRTQDLFTNQLNEKIVTTEDMGTLITEFII from the coding sequence ATGTCTAATATATTTAAAATTGCAATTTTACCTGGAGATGGTATTGGTCCTGAGGTAATGAAACAAGCAATTAAAGTATTAAATAAAATAAAACATTTTTTAAATATAAATATTATTACTAATGAATATTCAGTAGGAGGATCTGCTATTGATAAATATGGAGAAGCTTTACCTAAAAAAACATTATTAGGTTGTGAAAATTCTAATGCAATATTATTTGGATCAGTTGGTGGTCCTAAATGGGATTATTTACCATTAAATAAAAGACCAGAAAAAGGTTCTTTATTAAAATTAAGAAAACATTTTGATCTTTTTACTAATTTACGTCCTGCATATATTTATAATAATTTATTTACATTAAGTCCATTAAAAAAAAATATCATTAATAAAGGATTTAATATACTTTGTATAAGAGAATTAACTGGAGGAATATATTTTGGAAATCCTAGTGGTAGAAAAGGAAATGGTATAAATGAATATTCATTTGATACAGAAATATATTATAGATTTGAAATAGAAAGAATAGCTCATATGGCTTTTAATTTTGCTTTACAAAGAAATAAAATAATTTGTTCTATTGATAAAGCTAATATATTAAATACATCTATTATGTGGCGTGAAATTTTAACAAATTTATCTCATCAGTATTCAAAAGTTAAATTAGAATTTATGTATATTGATAATGCTGTAATGCAATTAATGAAAAATCCATCACAATTTGATGTAATATTATCTACTAATTTATTTGGAGATATTATTTCTGATCAATGTGCTATGATTACAGGATCTATTGGTAATTTACCTTCTGCTAGTTTAAATAATAAATTTTTTGGTTTATATGAACCAGCTGGTGGTTCTGCTCCTGATATTGCAGGTAAAAATATTGCTAATCCTATTGCTCAAATTTTATCATTATCAATGATGATTGAATATAGTTTAAAAAATAAAATAATTTCTAAAAAAATAGAAAATGCAATAAAAAAAGTTTTAAAAGCAGGATATAGAACACAAGATTTATTTACTAATCAATTAAATGAAAAAATAGTGACAACAGAAGATATGGGTACATTAATTACTGAATTTATAATATAG
- the leuA gene encoding 2-isopropylmalate synthase, translating into MKEKIIIFDTTLRDGEQSLKKSLNTKEKVEIALALESMDIDIIEVGFPISSPGDFKSFQTIAKIIKNSKICGLARCKEKDIDVAYEALKISSNFRIHIFLATSPIHIITKLKSTLNKIIERIVFMIKYARKYTDDIEFSCEDAGRTPINDLCLVVYSAIKAGATTINIPDTVGYTFPNEYSNLIYNLKNNVSNIDKCIISVHTHNDLGMAVGNAITAINSGARQIEGTINGIGERAGNCSLEEVIMALYTHKKDINFFTNINYHNIYNTSKIVSKICNIPIAINKAIVGKNAFSHSSGIHQDGIIKNKYTYEILDPKIIGLNKTELNLTSKSGRAAVKYHMQLMGYKDYDYDINKLYNNFVTLAEKTGQIFNYDLESLAFNTKLENITKYYSLKYFNIQSKYNSITTITLKLKCGNLIKLESAIDTNHINVICKVINKITNYNFHIIKYKFNTQNYDKKIINQVNIKIKYKEKIFNGIEFSKDIIKASVNAIINIINSIWRFNQVKKHIKNKY; encoded by the coding sequence ATGAAAGAAAAAATTATTATTTTTGATACAACATTAAGAGATGGAGAACAATCTTTAAAAAAAAGTTTGAATACTAAAGAAAAAGTAGAAATAGCTTTAGCATTAGAATCAATGGATATTGATATAATAGAAGTTGGTTTTCCTATTTCTTCTCCTGGAGATTTTAAATCTTTTCAAACAATAGCAAAAATTATAAAAAATAGTAAAATATGTGGTTTAGCTAGATGTAAGGAAAAAGACATTGATGTAGCTTATGAAGCTTTAAAAATATCTTCTAATTTTAGAATTCATATTTTTTTAGCAACTTCACCAATACATATTATTACAAAATTAAAAAGTACTTTAAATAAAATAATTGAACGTATTGTTTTTATGATAAAATATGCTAGAAAATACACTGATGATATTGAATTTTCTTGTGAAGATGCAGGTAGAACTCCTATAAATGATTTATGTTTAGTTGTTTACTCAGCTATAAAAGCAGGAGCAACAACTATTAATATACCTGATACAGTAGGATATACTTTTCCTAATGAATATAGTAATTTAATTTATAATTTAAAAAACAATGTTTCTAATATTGATAAATGTATTATATCTGTTCATACACATAATGATTTAGGTATGGCAGTTGGAAATGCTATTACTGCTATTAATTCTGGAGCTAGGCAAATAGAAGGTACTATTAATGGAATAGGAGAAAGAGCTGGAAATTGTTCTTTAGAAGAAGTAATAATGGCATTATACACTCATAAAAAAGATATAAATTTTTTTACCAATATTAATTATCATAATATATATAATACAAGTAAAATTGTTAGTAAAATATGTAATATTCCCATAGCTATTAATAAAGCTATTGTAGGTAAAAATGCTTTTTCTCATTCTTCTGGTATTCATCAAGATGGAATAATAAAAAATAAATATACTTATGAAATTTTAGATCCTAAAATAATAGGTTTAAATAAAACAGAACTTAATTTAACTTCAAAATCAGGAAGAGCAGCTGTAAAATATCATATGCAATTAATGGGATATAAAGATTATGATTATGATATAAATAAATTATATAATAATTTTGTTACATTAGCAGAAAAAACAGGACAAATATTTAATTATGATTTAGAATCTTTAGCATTTAATACTAAACTTGAAAATATAACTAAATATTATTCTTTAAAATATTTTAATATTCAATCTAAATATAATTCTATTACAACTATAACTCTAAAATTAAAATGTGGAAATTTAATAAAATTAGAATCAGCAATAGATACTAATCATATAAATGTAATATGTAAAGTTATAAATAAAATTACAAATTATAATTTTCATATTATCAAATATAAATTTAATACTCAAAATTATGATAAAAAAATTATTAATCAAGTTAATATAAAAATTAAATATAAAGAAAAAATTTTCAATGGAATTGAATTTTCTAAAGATATAATCAAAGCTTCAGTTAATGCTATAATTAATATTATTAATAGTATATGGAGATTTAATCAAGTTAAAAAACATATTAAAAATAAATATTAA
- the glyQ gene encoding glycine--tRNA ligase subunit alpha, translating to MKNFNEKTFEGMIFILQKYWSKQGCCILQPIDTEVGAGTSHPMTCLYAIGPDIKNIAYIQLSRRPCDGRYGKHPNRLQQYYQFQVIMKPPPNNIQELYLKSLKILNLNLIENDIRFVEDNWENPTLGASGIGWEIWINGMEITQFTYFQQIGGKSCNPITGEITYGLERLGMYIQQVENIFNLVWSKNKKKIITYGDILKQNEFEQSDYNFNYANIKFLVNSFQHYEEEVTFLLNLKHPLIFPAYDKVLKASHCFNLLESRRSLSNTERKRYILKLRNMTKLVIKKYFNYIK from the coding sequence ATGAAAAATTTTAATGAAAAAACTTTTGAAGGAATGATATTTATTTTACAGAAATATTGGTCAAAACAAGGATGTTGTATATTACAACCAATAGATACTGAAGTAGGTGCAGGTACTTCACATCCAATGACATGTTTATATGCTATAGGACCTGATATTAAAAATATTGCATATATACAATTATCTAGAAGACCCTGTGATGGTAGATATGGAAAACATCCTAATAGATTACAACAATATTATCAATTTCAAGTTATAATGAAACCACCTCCAAATAATATTCAAGAACTATATTTAAAATCGTTAAAAATATTAAATTTAAATTTAATTGAAAATGATATTCGTTTTGTAGAAGATAATTGGGAAAATCCTACTCTAGGAGCTAGTGGAATAGGTTGGGAAATATGGATCAATGGAATGGAAATAACTCAATTTACATATTTTCAACAAATTGGTGGAAAATCATGTAATCCAATAACAGGAGAAATAACTTATGGTTTAGAAAGATTAGGTATGTATATACAACAAGTAGAAAATATTTTTAATTTAGTATGGAGTAAAAATAAAAAAAAAATTATAACTTATGGTGATATTTTAAAACAAAATGAATTTGAACAATCTGATTATAATTTTAATTACGCTAATATTAAATTTCTTGTAAATTCTTTTCAACATTATGAAGAAGAAGTTACATTTTTATTAAATTTAAAACATCCATTAATTTTTCCAGCTTATGATAAAGTTTTAAAAGCTTCTCATTGTTTTAATTTATTAGAGTCTCGTAGATCTTTATCTAATACTGAAAGAAAAAGATATATTTTAAAATTAAGAAATATGACCAAATTAGTAATTAAAAAATATTTTAATTATATAAAATAG
- the dapA gene encoding 4-hydroxy-tetrahydrodipicolinate synthase, which translates to MFTGNIVALITPMDIKGNICKISLKKLIEYHIKSGTKAIVIMGTTGESATLNYNEHIKIIMLAIDFAKDRIPIIAGTGFNSTTKCISITSRLENSGIIGCLSITPYYNRPTQEGLYQHFKTIAYNTKLPQILYNVPIRTGCDLLPETIGRLSKIKNIIGIKEATGNLSRIYKIKRLVHDSFYLISGDDSTAFEFMKLGGHGIISVTANIAALEMSKFCNYIKKNEWKKAEILNESLIKLHNILFIESNPIPIKWAAKRIGLIYNDTMRLPMTPISKKNKIIIEKILKKLKLI; encoded by the coding sequence ATGTTCACCGGAAATATTGTAGCACTTATTACACCAATGGATATTAAAGGTAATATTTGTAAAATAAGTTTAAAAAAACTTATTGAATATCATATTAAAAGTGGTACAAAAGCTATAGTTATTATGGGTACTACAGGTGAATCTGCTACATTAAATTATAATGAACATATAAAAATAATAATGTTAGCAATAGATTTTGCAAAAGATAGAATACCCATTATAGCAGGAACAGGTTTCAATTCAACAACAAAGTGTATATCAATTACATCAAGATTAGAAAATTCAGGTATTATAGGATGTTTAAGTATAACTCCTTATTATAATCGTCCTACACAAGAAGGTTTATATCAACATTTTAAAACTATTGCATATAATACTAAATTACCACAAATATTATATAATGTACCAATTAGAACTGGTTGTGATTTATTACCCGAAACAATAGGACGTTTATCTAAAATAAAAAATATAATTGGTATTAAAGAAGCAACTGGAAATTTATCACGTATATATAAAATTAAACGTTTAGTTCATGATTCCTTTTATTTAATTAGTGGAGATGATTCTACTGCTTTTGAATTTATGAAATTAGGAGGGCATGGAATTATTTCTGTCACAGCTAATATTGCTGCATTAGAAATGAGCAAATTTTGTAATTATATAAAAAAAAATGAATGGAAAAAAGCAGAAATATTAAATGAAAGTTTAATAAAATTACATAATATATTGTTTATAGAATCAAATCCAATACCCATTAAATGGGCAGCTAAAAGAATTGGATTAATATATAATGATACAATGAGATTACCTATGACTCCAATATCTAAAAAAAATAAAATAATAATAGAAAAAATTTTAAAAAAATTAAAATTAATATAA
- the glyS gene encoding glycine--tRNA ligase subunit beta, whose amino-acid sequence MKKETLLLEIGIEDIPSKYLLKTVKIIFNNLKNELKKNNFSYKKIIWFATPRRIAIQVYCINVIQLDYILTIKGPNISNYNNKNILSINIVKSWIKKYQIKNTKQIFLQDNYLFYKKKIKGISIIYLLSQMITNSLKKFSMPNLMYWDIINKHSLKFIRPIRSIIIFLGNKNIKINILNIKSSKIIYGHRFMGESKIILDNANQYEQFLLNKGNVIVDFLKRKNKIFNDIKKIADTLNGLINLSNNFLEELTSMVEWPVILSAKFNPKFLSLPDEILKYIMIKYQRYIPLYNKNKKLLPNFIFISNVESKNNNLIIKGNEKVIKSRFEDAQFFFKNDSKKRLEQYLNKLKNIIFQKDLGNLLDKTIRLKKLSKYIAIKVKANINNCIRASELSKCDLATTMVNEFPDLQGIIGMYYAKYNGENIDVCISIKEQYQYKFNDKIPNNLISCVLFLSDKIDTLVGIFGISLFPKSNKDPFALKRIALVIIKIIVNNKLNLDLLELIKLSISLYKINFNNKNIVNDLKKFFIDRFKNWYISLGFKKNIIQAVITNIFNKPLIVDIKIQTLNLFFKNEKKQSKLFIYTYKRINKILLKNKCFIDKEINLSFLKEKEEKILSNHIIKLSKIFLLKFKNHEYYNMLLILSELYYPINDFFKNVIINVKDIKIKTNRIAILNKINQFFLKIININELY is encoded by the coding sequence ATGAAAAAAGAAACTTTATTATTAGAAATAGGTATAGAAGATATTCCTTCTAAATATTTATTAAAAACAGTTAAAATAATTTTTAATAATTTAAAGAATGAATTAAAAAAAAATAATTTTTCATATAAAAAAATTATATGGTTTGCTACACCTAGAAGAATTGCAATACAAGTATATTGTATAAATGTAATACAACTAGATTATATTTTAACAATAAAAGGACCTAATATATCTAATTATAATAATAAAAATATATTATCAATAAATATTGTAAAATCTTGGATTAAAAAATATCAAATAAAAAATACAAAACAAATTTTTTTGCAGGATAATTATTTATTTTATAAAAAAAAAATAAAAGGTATAAGTATTATATATTTATTATCACAAATGATAACAAATTCTTTAAAAAAATTTTCTATGCCTAATTTAATGTATTGGGATATTATTAATAAACATAGTCTAAAATTTATTAGACCTATAAGAAGTATAATCATTTTTTTAGGAAATAAAAATATAAAAATAAATATTTTAAATATAAAATCTAGTAAAATTATATATGGACACCGTTTTATGGGTGAATCTAAAATTATTTTAGATAATGCAAATCAATATGAACAATTTCTTTTAAATAAAGGTAATGTTATTGTTGATTTTTTAAAACGTAAAAATAAAATTTTTAATGATATAAAAAAAATTGCTGATACTTTAAATGGATTAATAAATTTATCAAATAATTTTTTAGAAGAATTAACATCTATGGTAGAATGGCCAGTCATATTATCAGCTAAATTTAATCCTAAATTTTTATCTTTACCTGATGAGATATTAAAATATATTATGATAAAATATCAAAGATATATCCCTTTATATAATAAAAATAAAAAACTTTTACCAAATTTTATTTTTATATCTAATGTTGAATCTAAAAATAATAATTTAATTATTAAAGGAAATGAAAAAGTAATTAAATCAAGATTTGAAGATGCTCAATTTTTTTTTAAAAATGATTCTAAAAAAAGACTTGAACAATATTTAAATAAATTAAAAAACATTATTTTTCAAAAAGATTTAGGTAATTTATTAGATAAAACCATACGTTTAAAAAAATTATCTAAATATATAGCAATCAAAGTTAAAGCTAATATAAATAATTGTATTAGAGCTAGTGAATTATCTAAATGTGATTTAGCTACAACAATGGTTAATGAATTTCCTGATTTACAAGGTATTATTGGAATGTATTATGCAAAATATAATGGAGAAAATATAGATGTTTGTATCTCTATAAAAGAACAATATCAATATAAATTTAATGATAAAATACCTAATAATTTAATATCTTGTGTATTATTTTTATCAGATAAAATCGATACTTTAGTTGGTATTTTTGGTATATCTTTATTTCCTAAAAGTAATAAAGACCCATTTGCATTAAAAAGAATTGCATTAGTTATAATAAAAATTATTGTTAATAATAAATTAAATTTAGATTTATTAGAACTAATAAAATTATCAATTTCTTTATATAAAATAAATTTTAATAATAAAAATATTGTTAACGATTTAAAAAAATTTTTTATCGATAGATTCAAAAATTGGTATATATCATTAGGTTTTAAAAAAAATATTATTCAAGCAGTTATAACTAATATTTTTAATAAACCATTAATTGTAGATATAAAAATACAAACATTAAATTTATTTTTTAAAAATGAAAAAAAACAAAGTAAACTTTTTATTTATACTTATAAAAGAATTAATAAAATTTTATTAAAAAATAAGTGTTTTATTGATAAAGAAATAAATTTATCTTTTTTAAAAGAAAAAGAAGAAAAAATTTTATCTAATCATATAATAAAATTATCAAAAATTTTTTTATTAAAATTTAAAAATCATGAATATTATAATATGTTATTAATATTATCAGAATTATATTATCCTATAAATGATTTTTTTAAAAATGTTATTATAAATGTTAAAGATATAAAAATAAAAACAAATAGAATTGCTATTCTTAATAAAATTAATCAATTTTTTCTAAAAATAATTAATATAAATGAATTATATTAA
- the leuD gene encoding 3-isopropylmalate dehydratase small subunit, translating to MKKNYSLQYNGIVAPFDMSNIDTDVIIPKQFLQKNEKKGFGKHLFHNWRYIDNDGYIPNPNFILNKKKFQNAKILLTRDNFGCGSSREHAPWSLIDFGFHTIIASSYADIFYNNAINNKLLLIILNKKIINELFLIIKKHPGITFNIDLKLKKIISSKKTFDFKISKFLRDYLINDLDQIDITMKYMKKIIMFEKQYFNFF from the coding sequence ATGAAAAAAAATTATTCTTTACAATATAATGGTATAGTTGCTCCTTTTGATATGTCAAATATTGATACAGATGTCATTATACCAAAACAATTTTTACAAAAAAATGAAAAAAAAGGATTTGGAAAGCATTTATTCCATAATTGGAGATATATTGATAATGACGGATATATTCCTAATCCAAATTTTATTTTAAATAAAAAAAAATTTCAAAATGCTAAAATTTTATTAACTAGAGATAATTTTGGTTGTGGTTCATCACGTGAACATGCTCCATGGTCATTAATAGATTTTGGATTTCACACAATTATTGCATCTAGTTATGCAGATATATTTTATAATAATGCAATAAATAATAAATTATTATTAATAATTTTAAATAAAAAAATTATTAACGAATTATTTTTAATAATAAAAAAACATCCTGGTATTACTTTCAATATAGATTTAAAGTTAAAAAAAATTATTTCTAGTAAAAAAACTTTTGATTTTAAAATTAGTAAATTTTTAAGAGATTATCTTATAAATGATTTAGATCAAATAGATATAACTATGAAATATATGAAAAAAATAATTATGTTTGAAAAACAATATTTTAATTTTTTTTAA
- the leuC gene encoding 3-isopropylmalate dehydratase large subunit, giving the protein MGKTLYEKIYDRHVICKLKNNIRILYIDRHFIHEVTSPQAFQALREKKRTVYRPNKTFATMDHNVSTKVKNINGSGIIAKKQMEILIKNCQDFNIQLYDINHPYQGIVHVIGPEQGITLPGMTIVCGDSHTSTHGAFGALSFGIGTSEVEHVLATQTLKQKRFNNMLIKIIGKIPTKITAKDIILLIIKKIGISGCNGYIVEFTGNVIKKLSMESRMTICNMTIEMGAKSGLIAPDNITFEYLKNRNLAPKGILWNEAISFWKTLYSDHDAIFEKTITIDISNIAPQITWGTNPEQSIEIDQPIPLISSFKNSFKKKTAKKALEYMNLKEGMKLINVHINKVFIGSCTNSRIEDLRSISKVINGYKISKNIKAIIVPGSNMVKKEAELEGLDKIFINSGFEWRFPGCSMCLGMNGDILSPGERCASTSNRNFESRQGRNSRTHLVSPIMAAAAAICGHFIDIRYF; this is encoded by the coding sequence ATGGGAAAAACATTATATGAAAAAATATATGATCGACATGTTATTTGTAAATTAAAAAATAATATAAGAATATTATATATTGATAGACATTTTATTCATGAAGTAACTTCACCACAAGCTTTTCAAGCATTACGTGAAAAAAAAAGAACAGTTTATAGACCTAATAAAACATTTGCAACAATGGATCACAATGTCTCTACAAAAGTGAAAAATATTAATGGTTCAGGAATTATAGCAAAAAAACAAATGGAAATATTAATTAAAAATTGTCAAGATTTTAATATTCAATTATATGATATTAATCATCCATATCAGGGAATAGTTCATGTTATTGGTCCAGAACAAGGTATTACTTTACCAGGTATGACTATTGTTTGTGGTGATTCACATACTTCAACTCATGGTGCGTTTGGAGCTTTATCTTTTGGCATCGGTACATCAGAAGTTGAACATGTTTTAGCAACACAAACATTAAAACAAAAACGTTTTAATAATATGTTAATAAAAATTATTGGAAAAATACCTACAAAAATTACTGCAAAAGATATTATTTTATTAATAATAAAAAAAATCGGTATTAGTGGATGTAATGGATATATTGTAGAATTTACAGGAAATGTTATAAAAAAATTAAGTATGGAAAGCAGAATGACAATATGTAATATGACTATTGAAATGGGTGCTAAATCAGGTTTAATTGCTCCAGATAATATTACTTTTGAATATTTAAAAAATAGAAATTTAGCTCCTAAGGGAATATTATGGAATGAAGCTATAAGTTTTTGGAAAACATTATATAGTGATCATGATGCTATTTTTGAGAAAACTATTACTATTGACATTTCTAATATTGCCCCACAAATTACTTGGGGTACTAATCCTGAACAATCTATAGAAATAGATCAACCTATTCCTCTAATTAGTTCATTTAAAAATTCATTTAAGAAAAAAACAGCTAAAAAAGCTTTAGAATATATGAATTTAAAAGAAGGTATGAAATTAATTAATGTTCATATTAATAAAGTATTTATTGGTTCTTGTACAAATTCTAGAATTGAAGATTTAAGATCAATTTCTAAAGTTATTAATGGATATAAAATATCAAAAAATATCAAAGCAATAATAGTTCCTGGATCTAATATGGTTAAAAAAGAAGCAGAATTAGAAGGATTAGATAAAATATTTATAAATTCTGGATTTGAGTGGAGATTTCCTGGATGTTCTATGTGCTTAGGAATGAATGGTGATATTTTATCTCCAGGAGAACGTTGTGCTTCTACAAGTAATAGAAATTTTGAAAGTCGCCAAGGAAGAAATAGTCGTACTCATTTAGTTAGTCCTATTATGGCAGCTGCAGCAGCTATATGTGGACATTTTATAGACATAAGATATTTTTAA
- a CDS encoding cation diffusion facilitator family transporter: MNVKAKKIIKTNQYTNLVTKATNLAILLSLTLLILKILAWWYTKSISMLAACIDSLVDITSSTINLFIIFYSLQPADPEHTFGHGKAESLSALAQSMFILGSTLFLCLNSIKYLSHPEKLHYPIIGILVIIISFFLTLILVIFQKKVIHKTNSQATHADMIHYESDILINSAILIALFLNYFGIHRADSIIALIIGLFIFYNAFKVGYKAIQSLLDQALPNKEKKIIINLVSSWPGVKGAHQLKTRKSGPTRFIQLHLVLDDYLPLIKSHCIAEQIELALNKKFPNSDIIIHQDPYSVVSKKYKGYFNN; encoded by the coding sequence ATGAATGTTAAAGCAAAAAAAATAATTAAAACAAATCAATATACTAATTTGGTTACTAAAGCAACAAATTTAGCTATTTTACTATCTTTAACATTATTAATATTAAAAATATTAGCTTGGTGGTATACTAAATCTATTAGTATGTTAGCAGCTTGTATAGATTCATTAGTAGATATTACTTCTTCAACAATTAATTTATTTATTATATTTTATTCATTACAACCGGCAGATCCAGAACATACTTTTGGTCATGGTAAAGCTGAATCATTATCAGCATTAGCCCAAAGTATGTTTATTTTAGGATCTACTTTATTTTTATGTTTAAATAGTATTAAATATCTATCACATCCTGAAAAATTACACTATCCAATAATTGGAATATTAGTAATAATAATTTCATTTTTTTTAACTTTAATATTAGTTATTTTTCAAAAAAAAGTTATACATAAAACAAATAGTCAAGCAACACATGCTGATATGATACATTATGAGTCAGATATATTAATCAATAGTGCAATTTTAATTGCTTTATTTTTAAATTACTTTGGAATACATAGAGCAGATTCAATAATAGCATTAATAATAGGTTTATTTATTTTTTATAATGCATTTAAAGTTGGTTATAAAGCAATTCAATCTTTATTAGATCAAGCTTTACCTAATAAAGAAAAAAAAATAATAATTAATTTAGTTAGTTCATGGCCAGGAGTTAAAGGAGCACATCAATTAAAAACTAGAAAATCTGGTCCAACACGTTTTATTCAATTACATTTAGTTCTAGATGATTATTTACCTCTAATAAAATCACATTGTATTGCAGAACAAATAGAATTAGCTTTAAATAAAAAATTTCCTAATTCAGATATAATAATACATCAAGATCCATATTCAGTTGTTTCAAAAAAATATAAAGGATATTTTAATAATTAA
- a CDS encoding adenylate kinase family protein, with product MRIILLGPPGSGKGTYARFISEKYNLSNICIGNILRNYIINNHSILSKRIKKFINDGLMLPDDIIIKIIKKRLLHPDCKKGFLLDGYPRNIIQADILQKENINIDKIIELYIPKNKIIERIIGRRIHESSGRTYHIIFNPPKVKGKDDITGENLIKRTDDNEQIITSRLKEYTTKTKPLINYYINKSLNKNFFYIKINNTDCILNVENKIKKFLQKK from the coding sequence ATGCGTATAATTTTATTAGGTCCTCCAGGATCAGGTAAAGGAACTTATGCTAGATTTATATCAGAAAAATATAATTTATCAAATATTTGTATAGGTAATATATTACGTAATTATATTATAAATAATCATTCCATTTTATCTAAACGAATCAAAAAATTTATTAATGACGGTTTAATGTTACCTGATGATATAATAATAAAAATTATTAAAAAAAGATTATTACATCCAGATTGTAAAAAAGGATTTTTATTGGATGGTTATCCCAGAAATATTATACAAGCAGATATACTACAAAAAGAAAATATAAATATAGATAAAATAATAGAATTATATATACCAAAGAATAAGATTATAGAAAGAATAATTGGTCGTAGAATTCATGAATCTTCAGGAAGAACATATCATATAATTTTTAATCCACCTAAAGTAAAAGGAAAAGATGATATAACAGGAGAAAATTTAATTAAAAGAACGGATGATAATGAACAAATAATTACTAGTCGTTTAAAAGAATATACTACAAAAACAAAACCATTAATTAATTATTATATTAATAAATCATTAAATAAAAATTTTTTTTATATTAAAATTAATAATACTGATTGTATTTTAAATGTTGAAAATAAAATAAAAAAGTTTTTACAAAAAAAATAA